From the Paenibacillus sp. FSL H8-0548 genome, one window contains:
- a CDS encoding TrkH family potassium uptake protein yields MLKAAVLRNKIRFRPSPPQIMTFGFILLIFIGAQLLTQPISYTNDIGISYLDALFMSASATCVTGLTVLSTGTHFSTFGQVVIIALAQIGGLGFMTMATLFALLFRKKISFRERLVLQESMNYGSNEGIVRMIRKVLLYALVIELTGAVLLSGYFMLEMPVGRSIYFGIFHSISFFNNAGFDLFSQFPDRPSSLIHYAEDPFVNVVSMLLIFFGGIGFIVISELVTYPKNRKLSLHSKVVLSVTGLLTVLGAIVIFALELSNPHTLQPLSAIGKFLSSMFQSVTARSAGLSTVDPGLLREATQFFLVLLMFIGAGPGSTGGGIRVTTFAILIGAIVAMMRGKDDVVLFRYRIAKQQIHQAIMFTMIAFSIICAGTMILSITETGSFLAILFEATSAYCTVGMSAGLTSHISEAGKIIIIVLMFVGRLGPVTLAFALNTRSKKELYRFPEGKITIG; encoded by the coding sequence ATGCTAAAAGCTGCCGTCCTGCGCAACAAAATACGATTTCGACCAAGTCCGCCGCAGATCATGACTTTCGGCTTTATCTTGCTCATTTTCATTGGCGCGCAGCTCCTGACACAGCCGATCTCCTACACAAATGACATCGGCATATCTTATCTTGATGCATTATTTATGTCAGCAAGCGCCACCTGCGTTACAGGTCTGACTGTACTTAGCACCGGCACGCACTTCTCCACATTCGGGCAGGTCGTTATTATCGCGCTAGCCCAGATTGGGGGGCTGGGCTTTATGACGATGGCCACCTTATTTGCTTTGCTCTTTCGTAAAAAGATTTCGTTTCGTGAGCGTCTCGTCCTTCAGGAATCTATGAATTATGGCTCCAATGAAGGAATCGTGCGCATGATCCGAAAAGTGTTGCTCTATGCGCTAGTTATAGAGCTCACAGGAGCAGTGCTGCTTAGCGGATATTTCATGCTGGAGATGCCAGTAGGCCGTTCGATTTATTTTGGCATATTCCATAGTATTTCGTTCTTTAATAATGCGGGCTTTGATTTATTCTCGCAGTTTCCCGATCGGCCGAGCAGTCTCATCCATTACGCAGAGGACCCTTTCGTCAATGTCGTATCGATGCTGCTCATTTTCTTCGGTGGAATTGGCTTTATCGTTATCTCAGAGCTTGTGACTTATCCGAAAAACAGAAAGCTAAGCTTGCACAGCAAGGTGGTATTGTCCGTTACCGGTCTTCTTACTGTGCTAGGAGCTATCGTTATTTTTGCACTTGAGCTCTCCAATCCTCATACGCTGCAGCCGTTGTCAGCAATCGGCAAATTTTTGAGCTCCATGTTTCAATCGGTTACGGCACGTTCTGCTGGCCTAAGCACCGTTGATCCCGGCCTCTTGCGGGAAGCAACGCAGTTTTTCCTTGTCCTGCTAATGTTTATTGGTGCGGGACCAGGCTCTACCGGTGGCGGTATTCGCGTGACAACCTTCGCTATTCTCATCGGAGCGATTGTTGCCATGATGCGTGGAAAAGACGATGTCGTGCTATTTCGTTATCGAATTGCCAAGCAGCAAATCCATCAAGCCATTATGTTCACCATGATCGCATTCTCCATTATTTGTGCAGGGACGATGATTCTCTCCATAACAGAAACCGGATCATTTCTTGCTATATTATTTGAAGCAACCTCTGCCTATTGTACGGTGGGTATGTCAGCAGGTTTAACGAGCCATATAAGCGAGGCTGGGAAAATTATTATTATTGTGCTCATGTTTGTTGGGCGTCTAGGGCCCGTCACACTCGCTTTTGCACTGAATACACGCTCGAAGAAGGAGCTGTACCGATTCCCTGAAGGAAAAATTACGATCGGCTAG
- a CDS encoding futalosine hydrolase has translation MPLPSQIDSIQNKNDQTPSSKRVLIVTAVDAERDAVLRGLQGLQGVDVIAAGVGAAAAAARTAAALVSTAEPYRLVISAGIGGGFTERAAIGSLVVADLIVAADLGAETPDGFLSLDELGFGSARITPSTKWNSRLVDAIQAAGLSVCSGPILTVTTATGSAETTAALEARINGAAAEGMEGHGVAVAAAGLGIPVTEIRAISNAVGPRDRAAWRIGEALASLEAACKAIQEVLI, from the coding sequence ATGCCATTGCCATCACAAATCGATTCGATTCAAAATAAGAATGACCAAACGCCCAGCAGCAAGCGCGTGCTGATCGTTACCGCTGTTGACGCTGAGCGTGATGCTGTGCTTCGCGGATTGCAGGGCCTGCAAGGCGTTGACGTTATTGCTGCGGGTGTAGGCGCTGCCGCTGCCGCTGCTCGAACGGCAGCGGCGCTTGTTTCCACAGCCGAACCATATCGCTTGGTCATAAGTGCAGGAATTGGCGGCGGCTTTACAGAAAGAGCCGCAATTGGCTCGCTTGTGGTAGCCGATCTTATCGTCGCTGCTGATTTAGGGGCTGAGACGCCGGATGGCTTCCTCAGCTTGGACGAGCTTGGCTTCGGCTCCGCACGCATCACCCCAAGCACAAAATGGAATAGCCGGCTGGTTGACGCTATTCAGGCAGCTGGTTTATCCGTTTGCAGCGGTCCTATTCTAACGGTTACAACAGCTACGGGCAGCGCAGAGACAACCGCTGCATTAGAAGCACGAATAAACGGTGCAGCAGCCGAGGGTATGGAAGGCCACGGGGTTGCCGTTGCTGCCGCGGGACTCGGTATTCCTGTCACTGAGATTCGCGCCATCTCGAATGCGGTAGGACCGCGGGATCGCGCAGCTTGGCGAATCGGTGAAGCACTAGCTTCATTAGAAGCAGCATGCAAAGCTATACAGGAGGTATTAATATGA
- a CDS encoding 1,4-dihydroxy-6-naphthoate synthase, with product MNIAYSPCPNDTFVFHAWAHGLIPGAPELDVTYADIDITNNWAAKSKGPEVMKISYAALPWVLSDYKLLSCGGALGRGCGPLVLTNSKDESSPASLSGKRVAVPSERSTAYLLFRLWAARNVPGGVGEIVVMPFHEIMPAVRDGEIDAGLVIHEARFTYPAYGLNMLTDLGSWWEADTGLPIPLGAIIAKRSLDTDAITKWIRASVDYAWAHPEESKSYIMQHAQELSPDVAQAHIDLYVNEFTASLGEDGYAAITALLGRAAEEGLVPSFDLSLLR from the coding sequence ATGAATATCGCTTATTCTCCATGTCCAAATGATACATTCGTCTTCCATGCTTGGGCTCACGGCCTTATCCCCGGCGCACCTGAGCTGGATGTCACCTATGCCGACATTGATATTACGAATAATTGGGCCGCCAAATCGAAAGGCCCCGAAGTCATGAAAATTTCCTATGCCGCATTGCCATGGGTATTATCCGATTATAAACTGTTGTCTTGCGGCGGTGCGCTTGGAAGAGGCTGCGGTCCGCTTGTGTTAACGAACAGCAAGGATGAATCGAGCCCCGCCTCTCTATCCGGCAAACGGGTCGCCGTTCCTAGCGAGCGCTCCACCGCTTATCTCCTCTTCCGACTGTGGGCAGCCCGCAATGTACCTGGAGGAGTCGGTGAAATTGTCGTTATGCCCTTTCACGAAATTATGCCTGCGGTGCGCGATGGCGAGATCGACGCCGGCCTTGTCATTCACGAGGCCCGCTTCACTTATCCAGCCTATGGGCTTAACATGCTGACGGATCTTGGAAGCTGGTGGGAAGCTGATACTGGCTTGCCTATTCCACTTGGAGCCATCATCGCCAAGCGTTCGCTAGATACCGATGCCATAACCAAGTGGATTCGTGCGTCAGTCGATTACGCCTGGGCGCATCCAGAGGAATCAAAGTCTTATATTATGCAGCATGCTCAAGAGCTGTCGCCTGATGTCGCTCAAGCGCATATCGATCTGTACGTCAACGAGTTTACTGCAAGCTTAGGCGAGGACGGCTACGCTGCAATAACCGCCCTGCTCGGACGTGCAGCTGAGGAAGGGCTTGTTCCAAGCTTCGACTTGTCGCTGCTTCGTTAA
- a CDS encoding metalloregulator ArsR/SmtB family transcription factor — MADPAPKHDVFQAIADPTRRKLLHLLGDEELPVNVISGHFTMSRTAVSKHLRVLADAGLVKDRKVGRETRYRLDPEPLRELKRWLAYYERYWDNKLSALKRYVEADESITADSYEPLAAIEPNADK, encoded by the coding sequence ATGGCTGATCCCGCACCGAAGCATGATGTGTTTCAGGCGATCGCAGATCCCACACGGCGCAAGCTGCTGCATCTGCTTGGGGATGAGGAGCTGCCGGTCAATGTGATTAGCGGACATTTTACGATGAGCCGAACAGCGGTATCGAAGCATTTGCGCGTATTAGCGGATGCGGGGCTTGTGAAGGATAGGAAGGTTGGCAGGGAGACACGTTATCGCCTAGATCCGGAGCCGCTGCGTGAGTTAAAGCGCTGGTTAGCTTATTATGAGCGATATTGGGATAATAAATTATCCGCTCTGAAGCGCTACGTAGAAGCTGATGAAAGTATAACGGCGGACTCTTATGAGCCGCTTGCCGCTATAGAACCTAATGCCGACAAATAA
- a CDS encoding SRPBCC domain-containing protein — MDNNTQNTLPDIRQTLVLNAPIQKVWAAVATAEGIAAWFMPNNFQPELGYEFHLEAGPFGNSPCKVTVLDPPNCLAFEWGKDWSLTFELVEMDGKTEFTLIHAGWDADKVTEFGQSHNEVRDRMSGGWVGIVQKLSKIVED; from the coding sequence ATGGATAATAATACGCAAAATACGTTACCCGATATTCGACAAACGCTGGTGCTGAATGCGCCAATTCAGAAGGTATGGGCTGCGGTTGCGACGGCTGAAGGCATTGCAGCATGGTTCATGCCTAACAATTTTCAACCGGAGCTGGGCTATGAATTTCATCTGGAAGCCGGACCCTTCGGCAATTCTCCTTGCAAGGTAACCGTGCTTGATCCGCCCAACTGTCTCGCTTTTGAATGGGGCAAAGATTGGTCATTGACGTTCGAGCTAGTCGAGATGGACGGTAAAACCGAATTTACGCTTATTCATGCTGGCTGGGATGCGGATAAGGTTACAGAGTTCGGTCAATCGCATAACGAGGTTCGTGATAGAATGTCGGGTGGCTGGGTTGGAATTGTACAAAAGCTAAGCAAGATTGTAGAGGACTAA
- a CDS encoding FlxA-like family protein, translating to MNISSVSSSKASYSAPAVDTSSLEKQLQSLQSELKKVNDSDDEQAAKDKKAQVIQQQIQQIQQEIAKQKAEASANQAIQPAANTNTAANEGASATKAATGPVANSDRLFDVRV from the coding sequence ATGAACATATCATCGGTATCAAGCAGCAAAGCATCGTATTCCGCACCAGCGGTGGACACATCAAGCTTAGAGAAGCAGCTGCAGAGTCTGCAATCGGAGCTCAAAAAAGTAAATGACAGCGATGATGAGCAAGCGGCGAAGGATAAGAAGGCACAGGTTATCCAGCAGCAGATTCAACAAATTCAGCAAGAAATCGCTAAACAGAAGGCGGAGGCAAGCGCTAATCAAGCTATTCAGCCTGCGGCTAATACAAATACAGCTGCAAACGAAGGTGCTAGCGCAACGAAGGCGGCCACTGGTCCTGTAGCTAATTCTGATCGATTATTTGACGTACGGGTATAA
- a CDS encoding amidohydrolase family protein, with translation MEITQINRIRINESLYDLRLDVEKGIISHITPSNHASEGAAAAGVRDAEGLQYLPATTDMHIHLDKHFLGEPWKPLQPFVTLPGQLAFEKSMLASLPTTVAERARRLIDLLLSHGTTKIRTHVDVDPQIGISHVEQVLEVREEYRGVMEIEIVAFPQQGLLRSNSLPVMKDALRAGAEYVGGVDPAGLDRQVDRSLETTFELSAEFNAGVDLHLHDPGHLGLYTISRFADLTLEAGKGGRTAVSHAYCLGQVSEAESRELAQQLKANNVAIITSVPLDRPMPRVDQLVAEGVRVHVGSDNILDAWSPFGNGDLLARGAKLAEKFGWILDEGLMQTYPLISAGALTPKVGDSASFMLVSAVNVKHAIAAAPLREAVFSGGKLVGGKWSEALKVASLL, from the coding sequence ATGGAGATAACACAAATCAATCGTATTCGCATAAATGAAAGTCTGTATGATTTGAGGCTGGACGTAGAGAAGGGGATTATCTCACATATTACGCCTAGTAATCATGCTTCTGAAGGAGCAGCGGCAGCGGGCGTTAGAGATGCAGAGGGCTTGCAGTATTTACCGGCAACGACTGATATGCATATTCATTTGGACAAGCATTTTTTGGGCGAGCCGTGGAAGCCGCTTCAGCCTTTTGTAACATTGCCCGGGCAATTAGCATTTGAAAAGTCTATGCTGGCATCACTTCCAACAACGGTAGCTGAACGCGCACGCCGACTGATTGATTTGCTGCTTAGCCATGGGACGACCAAGATTCGGACGCATGTTGACGTCGACCCGCAAATCGGAATTTCACATGTGGAGCAGGTGCTTGAGGTGCGAGAGGAATACCGAGGCGTGATGGAAATTGAAATCGTAGCATTTCCACAGCAAGGGCTGCTTCGCTCGAATTCGTTGCCTGTCATGAAGGATGCGCTGCGCGCTGGCGCTGAATATGTTGGCGGTGTCGATCCTGCGGGACTAGACCGACAGGTTGATCGGAGTCTGGAGACGACTTTTGAGCTAAGTGCTGAATTTAATGCAGGCGTTGATCTTCATTTGCATGATCCGGGTCACTTGGGTTTATATACGATCAGCCGGTTTGCTGATTTAACGCTGGAGGCAGGCAAGGGTGGCAGAACAGCAGTCAGCCACGCGTATTGCTTGGGACAGGTTTCGGAGGCAGAATCGAGAGAGCTTGCGCAGCAGCTAAAGGCCAACAACGTAGCAATCATTACAAGTGTCCCGCTCGACAGACCGATGCCGCGCGTGGATCAGCTTGTAGCCGAAGGCGTGCGTGTGCATGTTGGCTCTGATAATATTCTTGATGCTTGGAGTCCGTTCGGAAATGGAGATTTGCTCGCGAGAGGTGCGAAGCTGGCTGAGAAATTCGGCTGGATACTTGATGAAGGGCTGATGCAGACGTATCCGCTTATATCTGCTGGCGCGCTAACGCCGAAGGTGGGCGATTCCGCAAGCTTTATGCTTGTATCAGCAGTCAATGTGAAGCATGCGATTGCAGCTGCTCCACTAAGGGAAGCTGTCTTCTCCGGAGGCAAGCTGGTGGGCGGCAAATGGTCCGAAGCGCTAAAAGTGGCTTCTCTGCTTTAG
- a CDS encoding ABC transporter ATP-binding protein, whose amino-acid sequence MLNIKGLEVKYGAIHALKGIDMELGKGEIIAVIGSNGAGKTTLLQSVLGLVRPNAGVIELEGKPITYLSANKTSNLGVSLVPEGREVFGTLSVIENLRMGLKRKIGSVSKQQFDEELALIFERFPRLHERRNQLAFTLSGGEQQMLVLSRAMISKPKLLLLDEPSLGLAPIIVNEIFAIISELAQDGTAILLIEQMAHKALSIAKYGYVIDNGSIALQGASSALLNDDRMIKAYLGAH is encoded by the coding sequence GTGCTGAACATTAAGGGACTGGAAGTAAAATATGGCGCCATTCATGCTTTGAAGGGCATCGATATGGAGCTTGGCAAGGGCGAGATCATCGCAGTTATCGGATCGAACGGAGCAGGCAAAACGACGCTGCTGCAATCGGTGCTCGGTCTTGTTCGCCCGAACGCAGGGGTAATTGAGCTGGAGGGGAAACCGATTACCTATTTATCTGCGAACAAGACATCAAATCTTGGTGTTTCTCTTGTGCCGGAAGGGCGCGAAGTATTCGGAACATTATCGGTCATTGAGAACTTGCGCATGGGACTCAAGAGAAAGATCGGCTCGGTATCAAAGCAGCAGTTCGACGAGGAGTTAGCATTAATATTCGAGCGGTTTCCCCGCCTGCATGAGCGGCGCAATCAGCTTGCTTTCACACTTAGCGGAGGCGAGCAGCAAATGCTCGTTCTCTCACGGGCTATGATCAGCAAGCCGAAGCTGCTTTTGCTTGATGAGCCGTCACTAGGGCTAGCGCCGATTATCGTGAACGAAATTTTTGCTATAATTAGTGAACTTGCACAGGACGGTACTGCGATTTTGCTTATAGAGCAAATGGCGCATAAGGCGCTGTCGATTGCGAAGTATGGTTATGTCATAGATAATGGCAGCATAGCATTGCAGGGTGCATCGTCTGCACTGCTGAATGATGATCGAATGATCAAAGCATATTTGGGCGCACACTAA
- a CDS encoding branched-chain amino acid ABC transporter ATP-binding protein/permease: MNQLIERSFGYRTAAAWIAGVAAVGLLAAGPWLVDTYYLNLLFMIGTFVITCTGMNILIGYCGIVSIGHAGLMAIGAYMSSFLSTQYGLSFWTVAMIGMLVSLIIGSLIAIPTIRAGGVYLSMITIAFGVVIHEVLIRWDGFSGGPLGISGIAKPQAAGYTFDLKSMYILVLAIAVIALLLARNLRRSSWGRAMIATKENEIAAASLGIRKFTVQYAGFAISSVLAGLSGAIYAHTNSFISPDTYNFQTSVQLVLIVILGGAGRVLGPVIGAAIIVFLPEVLDMEKLRMALYGSIMFAVLFFLPKGIVGTAASWLSPRLSRFVPKEKSSSYGAVDESVLFAASSQENDKPLLVLEGINKYFGGLHALKDVSFSVVSGTIHSLVGPNGAGKTTLLNVISGLYSSEQGNFALHGKTLVPRSLSAVAQLGIARTFQHSRLFKELSVLENVMTGMTKKERTGLGASLLRTKKQLRAERRMEERAHALLDLIGYEGDRDMPASQLPYGHQRMVEISRALATTPSLLLLDEPAAGMTTAEIEQLEELLRKLVMYGLTVILIEHHMDFVQRVSDTVTVLDFGRVIGTGSPERMLSDPRVIQAYLGGEEVAASAEH; encoded by the coding sequence ATGAATCAACTTATCGAACGAAGCTTCGGCTACCGCACGGCAGCCGCTTGGATTGCAGGTGTTGCCGCCGTGGGGCTGCTTGCTGCCGGGCCTTGGCTGGTTGACACGTATTATTTGAATCTATTGTTTATGATCGGAACCTTTGTCATTACGTGCACAGGGATGAACATATTAATCGGCTACTGCGGCATCGTTTCCATCGGGCACGCAGGCCTAATGGCAATCGGTGCTTATATGTCCTCCTTCCTCAGCACCCAGTACGGACTCTCGTTCTGGACAGTGGCAATGATCGGCATGCTGGTTTCCTTGATTATCGGGAGCCTGATCGCCATTCCAACCATTCGGGCGGGCGGCGTCTACTTATCTATGATTACAATCGCCTTCGGCGTCGTTATTCACGAAGTGCTTATTCGGTGGGATGGCTTCTCTGGCGGTCCGCTTGGCATTTCGGGCATTGCAAAGCCGCAGGCTGCCGGTTATACGTTTGATTTAAAGAGTATGTATATACTCGTATTGGCCATCGCAGTGATTGCACTGCTGCTAGCTCGCAACTTGCGCCGCTCCTCTTGGGGCAGGGCAATGATTGCGACGAAGGAGAATGAAATCGCGGCGGCATCACTTGGTATTCGCAAGTTTACGGTGCAATATGCAGGATTTGCAATTAGTTCTGTGCTAGCGGGGTTGTCGGGTGCGATCTATGCGCATACGAACAGCTTTATCAGCCCGGATACGTACAATTTTCAGACTTCGGTCCAGCTGGTATTGATCGTTATTTTAGGTGGGGCGGGCAGAGTGCTGGGTCCGGTCATCGGAGCTGCTATTATCGTGTTTCTGCCGGAAGTACTTGATATGGAAAAGCTGCGGATGGCTCTTTACGGGAGCATTATGTTTGCGGTGCTGTTTTTCCTGCCGAAAGGTATTGTCGGTACAGCAGCAAGCTGGCTTTCGCCGCGGCTAAGCCGTTTTGTGCCGAAAGAAAAGAGTTCGTCATATGGGGCCGTGGATGAAAGTGTTTTGTTTGCCGCCTCATCGCAAGAGAATGATAAGCCGCTGCTTGTGCTTGAAGGCATTAATAAATATTTTGGCGGACTGCATGCTTTGAAGGATGTAAGCTTTTCGGTAGTCTCCGGTACGATTCACTCGCTGGTAGGTCCTAACGGAGCTGGCAAAACAACGCTGCTAAACGTCATTTCCGGCTTGTATAGCTCTGAGCAAGGCAATTTTGCACTGCACGGAAAGACGCTCGTACCGCGTTCGTTGTCTGCTGTGGCTCAGCTTGGTATTGCTAGGACGTTCCAGCATTCTAGGTTGTTCAAGGAGCTGTCAGTGCTTGAGAATGTCATGACCGGTATGACGAAGAAGGAGCGCACCGGGCTCGGAGCCTCCTTGCTGCGAACGAAAAAGCAGCTTCGTGCGGAGCGGCGTATGGAGGAGCGAGCACATGCGCTGCTGGATCTCATCGGATACGAAGGGGATCGGGATATGCCTGCAAGCCAGCTGCCCTATGGACATCAACGGATGGTGGAGATTTCCCGCGCATTGGCTACGACGCCAAGCCTGCTCCTGCTTGATGAGCCGGCGGCAGGCATGACAACTGCCGAGATTGAGCAGCTCGAGGAGCTTCTGCGTAAGCTTGTCATGTATGGCTTGACTGTCATATTGATCGAACACCATATGGATTTCGTGCAGCGTGTATCCGATACGGTGACGGTGCTGGATTTCGGCAGAGTTATCGGAACGGGCAGTCCAGAGCGAATGCTGAGCGATCCTCGTGTCATTCAGGCTTACCTTGGCGGAGAAGAGGTGGCGGCTAGTGCTGAACATTAA
- a CDS encoding branched-chain amino acid ABC transporter permease — MSLILQLVISGLSVGCLYALIALGYSLTFVVNGTLNMSQGQLVMLGGVLMFGFSELGHLPFLASFALAALIVGLLNLGIERLAIRKFDKGANSIEWVLSTIAVGIIIQDVALYINGPDEGVTPSPVGDEMLRIFGAGIYWKEFIFLPVVGILLILLVLFYKKSHWGLWLRATADNRTAVEIMGISSNKIVAVAYVLSGLLAGIGGALMSTNYAVSVDIGLPLGLKAISVAILAGVNNPKGIVAAGLILGISEAIIGQYISTAFREMFVYGLVILVLYWKPMGLFNARKTIVKV, encoded by the coding sequence ATGTCGCTTATACTTCAGCTCGTCATTAGCGGGCTCTCTGTCGGATGTCTATATGCCTTGATTGCGCTTGGCTACAGCTTAACGTTCGTCGTGAACGGAACGCTAAATATGTCGCAGGGACAGCTGGTCATGCTTGGCGGGGTGCTTATGTTCGGATTCTCCGAGCTCGGGCATCTGCCCTTTCTCGCTTCATTTGCGCTTGCTGCGTTAATTGTTGGGCTGCTCAATCTGGGCATAGAGAGACTTGCAATTCGTAAGTTCGATAAGGGAGCAAATTCGATCGAGTGGGTGCTCAGCACGATAGCGGTAGGTATTATTATCCAAGATGTCGCCCTCTATATTAACGGGCCGGATGAGGGTGTTACGCCTTCTCCGGTTGGCGACGAAATGCTTCGCATATTTGGGGCAGGGATCTATTGGAAGGAATTTATTTTCCTGCCGGTCGTAGGCATTCTTCTGATTCTGTTAGTTTTATTTTACAAAAAATCGCATTGGGGTTTATGGCTTCGAGCAACTGCCGACAATCGGACAGCGGTTGAAATTATGGGAATTAGCAGCAATAAGATCGTTGCAGTTGCTTATGTATTGAGTGGTTTGCTTGCGGGCATTGGCGGAGCCCTAATGTCTACCAATTATGCAGTTTCTGTCGATATCGGTCTACCGCTCGGACTTAAGGCAATTTCAGTCGCCATACTCGCTGGAGTTAACAATCCGAAAGGAATCGTTGCCGCCGGTCTGATTCTAGGTATATCTGAGGCCATTATAGGACAGTACATTTCAACAGCTTTTAGAGAGATGTTTGTCTACGGTTTAGTTATTCTCGTGCTGTATTGGAAGCCGATGGGCCTCTTTAATGCACGCAAAACGATAGTGAAAGTGTAA
- a CDS encoding ABC transporter substrate-binding protein, which translates to MRKLSSKKMTLGLLVVVMMWVLAACGGGDKESKGVNAPAASNGAGSKQPILIGMSTEATGDNAMNSINLYQGVQVAVDQVNAKGGIDGRLIELVVRDTEQNPTRGISIIRDFSQKEKVLAAIGGFHSTVMLAQSPIIMEEKFPFMVATSNVPASVETGMPWTFGVRMNANITAQYALKFIKEHFNTTNIAVLHENGGYGKGAAAAMTKVLESEGLKPVAVESFDNAKDKDMTAQVNRAKEAGAEVIYLFGQGAANGYVLQAMDKLGWKVPIVGENGMANKGVQEVGKELANGTYAIQTANFNVDQTRETAKVFLEDFTAKFGHIPTTFASAAQGYDGAMVIFQAIEKAGLTGDLAKDREAIKDTLETGLGSYSGVIKDWDQMFTAENHDAVDVNSYLMCVWKDGKLVISDKQ; encoded by the coding sequence ATGAGGAAGCTATCTAGCAAAAAAATGACATTGGGTTTATTGGTTGTAGTCATGATGTGGGTGCTGGCCGCATGTGGAGGCGGCGATAAGGAGTCAAAGGGAGTAAATGCACCCGCAGCGAGTAATGGAGCGGGAAGTAAGCAGCCAATTCTAATCGGTATGTCAACAGAAGCGACGGGCGATAACGCGATGAACTCGATTAATCTGTACCAAGGTGTTCAAGTAGCGGTTGATCAAGTGAATGCCAAAGGCGGCATAGATGGTCGCTTGATTGAGCTGGTTGTGCGTGATACCGAGCAAAATCCGACGCGAGGCATTAGCATTATCCGTGACTTTAGCCAAAAGGAGAAGGTATTAGCTGCAATAGGCGGTTTCCACAGCACGGTTATGCTGGCTCAGTCGCCTATTATTATGGAAGAAAAGTTTCCGTTCATGGTCGCTACCTCTAACGTGCCGGCATCTGTAGAAACGGGTATGCCCTGGACGTTCGGCGTGCGGATGAATGCGAATATTACGGCACAATATGCGCTTAAGTTTATTAAGGAGCACTTTAATACGACAAATATTGCGGTTCTGCACGAGAATGGCGGCTATGGCAAGGGCGCAGCAGCAGCAATGACGAAGGTGCTTGAATCAGAAGGCTTGAAGCCGGTAGCGGTTGAGTCCTTTGACAATGCGAAGGATAAGGATATGACGGCACAGGTCAACCGTGCGAAGGAAGCTGGGGCAGAGGTTATTTATTTGTTCGGCCAAGGCGCAGCTAATGGCTATGTGCTGCAGGCGATGGATAAGCTTGGCTGGAAGGTGCCGATTGTAGGCGAGAATGGCATGGCGAACAAGGGTGTGCAAGAGGTCGGCAAGGAGCTGGCGAATGGCACGTACGCGATTCAGACAGCAAACTTCAACGTAGATCAAACGCGTGAGACTGCAAAGGTATTTTTGGAGGACTTCACGGCCAAATTTGGCCATATCCCAACCACCTTCGCTTCTGCGGCACAAGGCTATGACGGAGCAATGGTGATTTTTCAAGCGATCGAGAAAGCGGGCTTGACCGGTGATTTGGCAAAGGACCGCGAAGCGATCAAAGATACGCTCGAGACTGGGCTTGGATCGTATAGCGGCGTGATCAAGGATTGGGACCAAATGTTCACGGCTGAGAACCATGACGCGGTCGATGTAAATTCGTACTTGATGTGTGTATGGAAGGACGGCAAGCTGGTTATTTCCGACAAGCAATAG